The following are encoded together in the Vibrio zhugei genome:
- the asnB gene encoding asparagine synthase B has protein sequence MCSIFGILDIKSDAEALRPLALQMSKKLRHRGPDWSGIYTADHAILAHERLAIVGLNSGAQPLYSPDRKLVLAVNGEIYNHKEIRARYEGVYDFQTESDCEVILALYQDKGADLMEELNGIFAFVLYDEDNDQFLVGRDHIGIIPLYQGYDELGNYYVASEMKALTSVCKTISEFPPGHFYRSGDSAPQRYYERDWFEYSAVQDNASDKAELKEALEAAVKRQLMTDVPYGVLLSGGLDSSITSAIAKRFAAMRIEDDEQSTAWWPQLHSFAVGLEGAPDLKAAQEVADQIGTVHHEMTYTIQEGLDAIRDVIYHIETYDVTTIRASTPMFLMGRKIKAMGIKMVLSGEGADELFGGYLYFHKAPNTQEFHEETVRKLLALNLFDCARANKSLAAWGVEGRVPFLDKEFIDVAMRLNPKDKMCGNGKIEKHILRECFEDYLPASIAWRQKEQFSDGVGYGWIDALKAQAEEKVSDQKMEAAAFRFPYNTPTTKEGYLYREIFEELFPLESAAHCVPGGPSVACSSAKAIEWDESFKNCIDPSGRAVQNVHNEAY, from the coding sequence ATGTGTTCTATCTTTGGGATCTTAGATATTAAAAGCGATGCAGAAGCGCTGCGTCCATTAGCTCTGCAAATGTCGAAAAAACTCCGACATCGTGGGCCGGATTGGTCAGGTATATACACCGCCGATCATGCCATTCTTGCGCACGAACGCCTTGCTATTGTTGGTTTAAATAGCGGAGCACAGCCGTTATATAGCCCAGATAGAAAACTTGTCCTTGCCGTCAACGGTGAGATTTACAATCATAAAGAGATCCGCGCTCGTTACGAAGGCGTGTACGATTTTCAAACCGAATCAGATTGTGAAGTCATCCTCGCGCTCTATCAAGATAAAGGCGCAGACTTAATGGAAGAGTTAAACGGCATTTTCGCTTTTGTCCTTTACGATGAAGACAACGATCAGTTTCTGGTTGGGCGTGATCACATTGGTATTATTCCTCTATATCAAGGCTATGATGAATTGGGTAACTACTATGTCGCCTCAGAAATGAAAGCCTTAACCTCTGTGTGTAAAACCATCAGTGAATTCCCTCCCGGTCATTTTTACCGTTCAGGAGATAGCGCCCCACAACGTTACTACGAACGTGACTGGTTTGAATACAGCGCAGTGCAAGATAATGCCTCAGACAAAGCAGAACTGAAAGAAGCCCTCGAAGCGGCCGTCAAGCGCCAATTAATGACCGATGTTCCATATGGCGTCTTACTGTCTGGTGGCTTAGATTCTTCGATTACTTCTGCAATTGCCAAACGATTTGCAGCCATGCGTATCGAAGATGACGAACAATCCACAGCCTGGTGGCCACAGCTACACTCATTCGCGGTAGGACTTGAAGGCGCTCCGGACTTAAAAGCAGCACAAGAAGTTGCCGATCAAATCGGTACCGTGCATCACGAAATGACCTACACCATTCAAGAAGGCTTGGATGCGATTCGTGATGTGATCTACCACATTGAAACCTATGATGTAACGACCATTCGCGCTTCAACGCCGATGTTTTTAATGGGACGAAAAATCAAAGCCATGGGCATCAAAATGGTGCTTTCTGGTGAAGGGGCGGATGAACTGTTCGGCGGATATCTTTACTTCCACAAAGCACCGAACACTCAAGAGTTTCATGAGGAAACGGTACGTAAGCTGCTCGCCTTGAACTTATTTGATTGCGCGCGAGCTAACAAATCATTAGCCGCTTGGGGCGTTGAAGGCCGCGTACCGTTTTTAGATAAAGAATTCATTGATGTAGCGATGCGATTAAATCCAAAAGATAAGATGTGCGGCAACGGCAAAATCGAAAAACACATCTTACGGGAATGTTTTGAAGACTATTTGCCAGCCTCTATCGCATGGCGTCAAAAAGAGCAATTCTCGGATGGTGTCGGTTATGGCTGGATTGACGCACTCAAAGCGCAAGCAGAAGAAAAAGTCTCCGACCAAAAAATGGAAGCGGCCGCATTCCGGTTCCCATATAACACGCCAACCACCAAAGAAGGCTACTTATATCGTGAAATTTTTGAAGAGTTATTCCCACTAGAATCAGCCGCTCACTGTGTGCCGGGGGGGCCATCAGTAGCGTGCTCGAGTGCGAAAGCTATCGAGTGGGATGAATCCTTCAAGAACTGCATTGACCCGTCTGGTCGTGCTGTGCAAAACGTACATAACGAAGCGTATTAA
- the rfaH gene encoding transcription/translation regulatory transformer protein RfaH codes for MKSWYLLYCKRGEQLRAKGNLENQGVECYYPEVMVEKVLRNKRKTVKEPLFPSYVFICFDVDLGPSFTSIRSTRGVVDFVRFGAHPKCINEQMVNDLKSLEEQELLVVKKQVPQKGEPMVVTGGQFSGIEAVYQEPDGETRSIMLVKMLNQNVELSIENKDLKPIRDL; via the coding sequence ATGAAATCTTGGTATCTTTTATATTGTAAGCGTGGCGAGCAGCTCAGGGCTAAAGGAAACCTAGAGAATCAAGGGGTAGAGTGCTATTACCCTGAGGTAATGGTGGAGAAAGTGCTCAGAAATAAACGGAAGACGGTGAAAGAGCCATTATTTCCTTCTTACGTTTTTATCTGTTTTGATGTGGATCTAGGCCCGAGTTTTACCTCTATCCGTTCGACACGAGGTGTGGTTGATTTTGTCCGATTTGGCGCTCATCCCAAGTGCATTAACGAGCAAATGGTGAATGATTTGAAATCGCTTGAAGAGCAAGAGCTGCTGGTCGTGAAAAAACAGGTGCCACAGAAAGGTGAACCGATGGTTGTCACGGGTGGACAGTTCTCAGGTATTGAAGCGGTCTATCAAGAGCCTGATGGGGAAACCCGCTCTATTATGTTGGTTAAAATGCTCAATCAGAATGTTGAGTTGAGCATCGAGAATAAAGATCTGAAGCCAATTAGAGACTTATAG
- the dtpA gene encoding dipeptide/tripeptide permease DtpA, which produces MSDLNVFKQPKSFYLIFSIEFWERFGFYGMQAILTVYLVKIMGMDESTSFVLFGAFSALIYGFVAAGGWIGDKVIGTKRAITLGAIVMMLGYTLLGLSTAGQDIGGPTLIYIAMGFITVGNGLFKANPSSLLAKVYDENDPRLDGAFTLYYMAINVGSLISMILSPLVAQKLGYGLAFGMSAVGLLITALNFIACLKMLKSVGSPADLAPVKKRNLMIVIVGSVIASFVCAYLLQHLTLAHGILVIAGLSILFFYFKEAFALTGIERQKMLVAFILMLQGVVFFVLYFQMPTSLNFFAIHNVSHSLLGFSAEPEQFQALNPFWIMVASPVLAIIYGKVGERLSMPYKFATGMVLCALSFLVLSWGSNFANEQGIISSNWLVASYFFQSIGELLVSGLGLAMVAQLVPQRMMGFAMGMWFLTSATAAVIAGWVASLTSAPKGIEDAHASLVIYSDIFGKIGYTTAAIAVFTFIIAPKLTKITRGNNAQAMQEATAS; this is translated from the coding sequence ATGTCTGACTTGAATGTATTCAAGCAACCTAAGTCGTTCTACCTCATTTTCTCTATCGAATTTTGGGAACGCTTTGGTTTTTATGGGATGCAAGCCATCCTTACCGTTTATTTAGTAAAAATCATGGGCATGGACGAATCCACCTCTTTCGTTCTGTTCGGTGCTTTTTCAGCGCTTATCTACGGTTTCGTTGCCGCAGGAGGCTGGATTGGCGATAAAGTCATTGGGACGAAACGCGCCATTACACTCGGTGCCATTGTCATGATGCTCGGCTATACCTTACTGGGTTTATCGACCGCTGGACAAGATATCGGTGGACCAACCCTCATTTATATCGCCATGGGCTTTATTACTGTGGGCAATGGACTGTTTAAAGCCAATCCATCCAGCCTTCTCGCCAAAGTCTACGACGAAAATGATCCCCGCCTTGATGGTGCATTTACTCTTTACTACATGGCAATCAATGTCGGCTCTTTGATTTCGATGATTCTCAGCCCATTGGTTGCACAAAAATTGGGGTACGGACTGGCGTTTGGTATGAGTGCCGTTGGCCTTCTGATCACCGCGCTAAACTTTATCGCGTGTTTGAAAATGCTGAAATCAGTCGGTTCTCCTGCAGACCTCGCTCCTGTGAAAAAACGTAACCTGATGATTGTCATCGTTGGATCGGTAATCGCAAGTTTTGTGTGTGCCTACCTACTGCAACACTTGACGCTCGCACATGGTATTCTGGTGATTGCGGGTTTAAGCATTTTGTTTTTCTACTTTAAAGAAGCCTTTGCCCTTACAGGGATTGAACGTCAAAAAATGCTCGTCGCGTTTATTCTGATGCTTCAAGGTGTCGTATTCTTTGTTCTTTATTTCCAAATGCCGACATCACTGAACTTCTTTGCAATCCACAACGTGAGCCACTCTCTGCTGGGTTTCTCTGCCGAGCCTGAACAATTCCAAGCCTTGAACCCGTTTTGGATTATGGTGGCCAGCCCAGTACTTGCCATCATTTACGGTAAAGTCGGTGAGCGTTTGTCCATGCCTTATAAATTTGCAACAGGTATGGTGCTGTGTGCTCTGTCATTCCTTGTGCTTTCTTGGGGCAGCAACTTTGCAAATGAGCAAGGCATCATCAGTTCAAATTGGCTGGTTGCAAGCTACTTCTTCCAATCCATCGGTGAACTGCTTGTCTCTGGACTAGGATTAGCCATGGTTGCCCAATTAGTGCCACAACGCATGATGGGCTTTGCGATGGGCATGTGGTTTTTAACCTCAGCCACAGCGGCGGTAATCGCAGGTTGGGTTGCAAGTTTAACCTCTGCACCGAAAGGTATTGAGGATGCGCACGCATCATTGGTTATCTATAGCGATATCTTCGGTAAAATTGGTTACACCACAGCGGCGATCGCGGTGTTTACCTTCATCATTGCTCCGAAACTGACGAAAATCACTCGCGGTAATAATGCGCAGGCGATGCAAGAAGCCACGGCGTCTTAA
- the hemH gene encoding ferrochelatase: MDNNKKVGVLLVNLGTPDEPTGPAVKRFLGEFLHDKRVVDLTRWLWCPLLHGIILPIRSPRVAKLYQSIWMDEGSPLMVYSRRQRSKLQERLSIPVALGMNYGQPSIKHGIQELQGQGVERIIVLPLYPQYSSSTNAAVFDRMAKSLKSIPVLPDITFIRDYHDHPAYIKALADQVRETWKTQGKGEVLLCSFHGIPKRYADNGDVYPFHCLRTTELLKEELGLDAESIMMTYQSRFGREEWLQPYTDKTLEKLPLQDRKDIDVFCPGFSSDCLETLEEIQEQNKEIFMNAGGQQFRYIPCLNDSDSHIDMMSAIVRPYLLQN, from the coding sequence ATGGATAACAATAAAAAAGTCGGTGTTTTGCTGGTGAATTTAGGCACACCTGATGAGCCTACTGGGCCAGCTGTAAAACGTTTTTTAGGAGAATTTCTTCACGACAAGCGGGTTGTGGATTTAACCCGTTGGTTATGGTGCCCTCTATTACATGGCATCATATTGCCCATTCGCTCCCCGCGTGTGGCTAAGTTGTATCAATCCATTTGGATGGATGAAGGCTCACCCCTTATGGTGTATTCCAGACGGCAACGTTCTAAGCTGCAAGAGCGGTTATCGATACCTGTGGCACTTGGTATGAACTATGGTCAACCAAGCATCAAGCATGGTATTCAAGAGCTGCAAGGACAAGGTGTCGAACGTATCATTGTTCTCCCTTTGTACCCACAATATTCTTCATCCACCAATGCGGCGGTGTTTGACCGCATGGCAAAAAGCCTGAAATCGATTCCCGTTTTACCGGACATTACCTTTATTCGCGATTATCACGATCATCCTGCTTATATTAAGGCATTAGCGGATCAGGTGCGTGAGACTTGGAAAACGCAAGGTAAAGGAGAGGTTTTATTATGTTCGTTCCACGGCATTCCTAAGCGCTATGCCGACAATGGTGATGTGTATCCTTTCCATTGTTTGCGAACCACCGAATTGCTCAAAGAAGAGTTAGGTTTAGATGCTGAATCCATCATGATGACGTATCAATCTCGCTTTGGGCGTGAAGAGTGGTTACAGCCGTACACGGATAAGACTTTAGAAAAACTCCCCTTGCAAGATCGCAAGGATATCGATGTTTTCTGTCCTGGGTTTTCATCGGATTGTTTAGAAACACTTGAAGAGATTCAGGAGCAGAATAAAGAGATCTTTATGAATGCGGGCGGGCAGCAGTTCCGTTATATCCCTTGCTTAAATGACAGCGACTCTCACATTGATATGATGTCTGCAATCGTTCGTCCTTATTTGTTGCAGAACTGA
- the adk gene encoding adenylate kinase yields MRIILLGAPGAGKGTQAQFIQEKFGVPQISTGDMLRGAIKAGTELGKKAKAVIDAGQLVSDDIILGLIKERIAQPDCEQGFLLDGFPRTIPQADGLKEMGINIDYVIEFDVADDVIVERMAGRRAHLPSGRTYHAIYNPPKVEGKDDVTGEDLVVRDDDKEETVRARLNVYHTQTAPLIEYYSKEAEAGNTQYLKFDGTKAVADVSADIEKALS; encoded by the coding sequence ATGCGCATCATTCTTTTAGGTGCTCCAGGTGCCGGTAAAGGTACTCAAGCCCAATTTATCCAAGAGAAATTTGGTGTTCCACAAATCTCTACGGGCGATATGTTACGTGGCGCGATTAAAGCCGGAACGGAATTAGGTAAAAAAGCGAAAGCGGTTATCGATGCAGGTCAATTGGTGTCTGATGATATCATCTTAGGTCTTATCAAAGAGCGTATCGCTCAACCTGATTGTGAACAAGGTTTCCTATTGGATGGTTTCCCTCGTACGATTCCTCAAGCTGATGGCTTGAAAGAAATGGGCATCAACATCGATTACGTGATTGAATTTGATGTCGCCGATGATGTGATTGTTGAGCGCATGGCGGGTCGTCGTGCCCACTTACCATCAGGCCGTACATATCATGCGATTTACAATCCACCGAAAGTGGAAGGTAAAGACGATGTCACTGGTGAAGATTTAGTCGTTCGTGATGATGACAAAGAAGAAACCGTTCGTGCGCGCTTGAATGTATACCACACACAAACTGCACCGTTGATTGAGTACTACAGTAAAGAAGCAGAAGCTGGCAATACTCAGTACTTGAAATTTGACGGTACGAAAGCCGTGGCTGACGTTAGCGCTGATATTGAAAAAGCACTATCTTAA
- the htpG gene encoding molecular chaperone HtpG: MSDTATANKETRGFQSEVKQLLHLMIHSLYSNKEIFLRELISNASDAADKLRFRALSNTELYQGDADLGVKLSFDTDSNTITVSDNGIGMSREDVIENLGTIAKSGTADFFEKLSEEQNKDSQLIGQFGVGFYSAFIVADSVTVRTRAAGTDASEGVEWHSEGEGEYTIATVNKESRGTDIILHLREEGKEFLSEWRLRDVISKYSDHISIPVYLQTAEKDEEGKETGETKWEQVNKAQALWTRSKSDVTDEEYQEFYKHISNDFADPLTWSHNKVEGKNDYTSLLYIPSKAPWDMFNREHKHGLKLYVQRVFIMDDASQFMPSYLRFVRGLIDSNDLPLNVSRELLQDNKVTQSLRSACTKRVLTMLERLAKNDEEKYQAFWKEFGLVIKEGPAEDFSNKEKIANLLRFATTHTETNEQTVSLADYVSRMKEGQDKIYYLTADSYTAAKHSPHLEQFKSKGIEVVLMYDRIDEFLMNYLNEFDGKQFQSITKAGLDLSQFEDKEEQEKRKETQEEFKNVVERVQTYLGDRVKEVRTTFKLANTPAVVVTDDMEMGTQMAKLLEAAGQAAPEVKYILELNPEHAMVTRMADEPDEEAFGRWVEVLLGQAMLAERGSMEDPSQFLTAVNQLLGK; this comes from the coding sequence ATGAGCGACACTGCAACAGCAAATAAAGAAACACGTGGCTTTCAGTCAGAAGTAAAACAGTTACTTCATCTCATGATTCACTCTTTGTATTCAAACAAAGAGATCTTTTTGCGTGAATTGATTTCGAACGCGTCTGATGCCGCTGACAAATTACGCTTTCGTGCCTTATCGAATACTGAACTTTATCAGGGCGATGCAGATTTAGGGGTCAAACTGTCATTTGATACTGACTCTAATACCATCACCGTCTCCGATAATGGTATCGGGATGAGCCGCGAAGATGTGATTGAAAACTTAGGTACGATTGCCAAGTCTGGTACGGCTGACTTTTTCGAAAAATTGTCGGAAGAGCAAAACAAAGACTCACAATTGATCGGTCAATTTGGTGTTGGTTTCTATTCTGCCTTTATTGTTGCTGATAGTGTCACTGTACGTACGCGTGCCGCGGGTACCGATGCGAGTGAAGGGGTTGAATGGCACTCTGAAGGTGAGGGTGAATACACCATTGCAACCGTGAACAAAGAATCTCGTGGTACCGACATCATTTTACACCTTCGTGAAGAAGGCAAAGAATTCCTTTCTGAGTGGCGTTTACGTGACGTGATTTCGAAATACTCTGATCACATTAGCATTCCTGTTTACCTGCAAACCGCCGAGAAAGATGAAGAAGGCAAAGAAACAGGCGAAACCAAATGGGAACAAGTCAATAAAGCACAAGCTTTGTGGACACGCTCGAAATCAGACGTAACGGATGAAGAATACCAAGAGTTTTATAAACACATTAGTAACGATTTTGCCGATCCGTTAACTTGGAGCCACAACAAGGTAGAAGGTAAAAACGATTACACCAGCTTATTGTATATTCCATCGAAAGCCCCTTGGGATATGTTTAACCGTGAACATAAGCACGGCCTAAAATTATACGTACAACGCGTCTTTATTATGGACGATGCGTCGCAATTCATGCCGTCTTACTTGCGCTTTGTCCGTGGTTTAATCGATTCAAATGATTTGCCATTGAACGTGTCACGCGAATTATTGCAAGACAACAAAGTGACGCAATCGCTGCGCAGTGCGTGTACGAAACGCGTGCTAACCATGTTAGAGCGTTTAGCGAAAAATGACGAAGAGAAATATCAAGCGTTCTGGAAAGAGTTTGGCTTAGTCATTAAAGAAGGCCCAGCGGAAGATTTCTCAAATAAAGAGAAAATCGCCAACTTGCTGCGCTTTGCTACGACGCATACTGAGACCAATGAGCAAACGGTCTCTTTAGCCGATTATGTGTCTCGAATGAAAGAAGGCCAAGATAAGATCTATTACCTAACGGCAGATAGCTACACGGCAGCGAAACACAGCCCGCACTTGGAGCAATTCAAGTCGAAAGGTATTGAAGTTGTCTTGATGTATGACCGTATCGATGAATTCTTGATGAACTATCTCAATGAATTCGATGGTAAGCAGTTCCAATCGATTACAAAAGCCGGTTTAGATCTGAGCCAGTTCGAAGATAAAGAAGAGCAGGAAAAGCGTAAAGAAACTCAAGAAGAGTTCAAAAATGTCGTTGAGCGCGTGCAAACCTATTTAGGCGACCGTGTTAAAGAAGTTCGCACCACCTTCAAGTTGGCGAATACACCAGCCGTTGTGGTCACCGATGACATGGAAATGGGGACGCAAATGGCGAAACTGCTAGAAGCGGCTGGTCAAGCGGCGCCTGAGGTGAAGTACATCCTAGAACTGAACCCTGAGCATGCCATGGTGACACGTATGGCCGATGAGCCAGACGAAGAAGCCTTCGGTCGTTGGGTTGAGGTCTTGCTTGGGCAAGCGATGCTAGCAGAGCGAGGCTCAATGGAGGATCCGTCACAGTTCCTCACCGCAGTAAACCAACTTCTGGGTAAATAA
- a CDS encoding winged helix-turn-helix domain-containing protein encodes MSSIGPKFILEDRFIFHPTSNSLVDKEAEDEMVRLGSNESRILLMLSQHPNEVISRNELHDFVWREQGFEVDDSSLTQAISTLRKNLHDSTKSPRFVKTVPKRGYQLICNVAILSEHTDDQLELTDSLAHESADTDALYDTTSVVSLDAPHEGESVVEDYLDSDHEFVSSHHHEHSSDKNDNNKPVSPLAKIALIIAILVPIFALILVSPTKAKLRHITDIDGIKVNAPINQPELSSWLPSIRHCVDTYSKNHSGEYQPIEVIATGGNDNILVLNYIHQPKHSSQNFTVKILADQHDLSQICQ; translated from the coding sequence ATGAGTAGCATAGGTCCAAAGTTCATTCTCGAAGATAGATTTATCTTTCACCCGACGAGTAACTCATTAGTTGATAAAGAAGCCGAAGACGAAATGGTTCGTTTAGGTAGTAATGAAAGTCGTATCTTGCTCATGCTGTCACAACATCCGAATGAAGTCATTTCTCGAAACGAATTGCATGATTTTGTTTGGCGGGAGCAGGGATTTGAAGTCGATGATTCAAGCTTAACTCAAGCCATTTCGACCTTACGAAAAAATCTACACGATTCGACTAAATCGCCAAGATTCGTCAAAACCGTCCCTAAACGTGGTTATCAATTAATTTGTAATGTCGCAATATTATCCGAACATACTGACGATCAATTAGAATTAACCGACTCACTTGCGCACGAGAGTGCAGACACTGATGCGCTTTATGATACGACATCCGTCGTCTCACTTGACGCTCCTCACGAAGGTGAATCGGTCGTAGAGGACTATCTCGACTCCGATCATGAGTTCGTCAGTAGCCATCACCACGAACACTCTAGTGATAAAAATGACAATAATAAGCCAGTCAGCCCGTTAGCGAAAATTGCGTTAATCATTGCCATTCTTGTTCCTATTTTCGCTCTGATATTAGTCAGCCCCACAAAGGCCAAGTTAAGACACATCACGGATATCGATGGCATTAAAGTTAACGCACCGATCAATCAACCAGAGTTAAGCAGTTGGTTACCTTCAATCCGACATTGTGTGGACACTTACAGTAAAAATCATTCCGGTGAATATCAACCGATTGAAGTGATCGCCACCGGCGGAAACGATAATATATTGGTGTTGAATTACATCCATCAACCTAAGCATTCATCACAAAATTTTACTGTTAAGATCTTAGCTGACCAGCACGATTTATCTCAGATTTGTCAGTAG
- a CDS encoding regulatory protein ToxS, with protein MTKKFVLFILFLFYAFSAWLYFDSDLKVEQLLSSREWQAHIVTRLEKERTVGPLTRVDVTSNMKYLPNGTYLRVSVMSLYAGKKTTPDSIINISETGNWDVSDNYLLVTPKQFKDVSNSQNRDFTTEQVKLITQFFKMDAEQSRRIDIINDKTILLTSLSHGSQILFSH; from the coding sequence ATGACGAAAAAATTCGTACTTTTCATTCTGTTTCTCTTCTATGCCTTTTCAGCTTGGCTGTACTTCGATAGCGATTTAAAAGTAGAGCAGTTGTTGTCCTCACGAGAATGGCAAGCCCACATCGTGACTCGCTTAGAAAAAGAACGCACCGTTGGCCCACTGACACGCGTGGATGTCACCTCAAATATGAAATACTTACCCAATGGTACTTACTTACGGGTATCGGTGATGTCGTTATACGCTGGGAAAAAGACGACCCCAGATAGCATCATTAATATTTCAGAAACGGGTAATTGGGATGTTAGCGATAACTATTTGTTAGTCACACCCAAACAATTTAAAGACGTGTCGAATAGCCAAAACCGTGATTTCACCACTGAACAAGTGAAGCTAATCACGCAGTTTTTCAAGATGGATGCCGAGCAAAGTCGCCGGATCGATATTATTAATGACAAAACCATACTGCTAACCAGCTTAAGTCATGGTTCGCAAATTTTATTCAGTCACTAA
- a CDS encoding TIGR01777 family oxidoreductase: protein MKILITGGTGLIGKELLKLIMTHHLVVLTRDPVAAQHQLSHIHSANLNFIESLDAYRSLDDFDAVINLAGEPIADKRWSKQQKRRICDSRWAITQQIVTLIQASEHPPHTFISGSAVGYYGDHKNDVIDETVEGHNNSFSHYVCSNWEKIALGAQSDKTRVCLLRTGVVLSPEGGALKKMLLPYQLGLGGPIGRGRQYFPWIHMIDMVRAIVYLLEHPSASGPFNMSAPHPVTNKAFSQCLAHTLKRPHILFTPTSAIKLVMGQSSELLLDSLRVKPKKLIDLGFQFHFCRLEPALKHLIHQTH from the coding sequence ATGAAGATTCTCATAACGGGAGGAACAGGCCTAATTGGTAAAGAGTTACTGAAACTTATCATGACTCATCACTTAGTGGTGCTAACACGCGATCCAGTCGCGGCCCAACATCAACTCTCACATATCCATTCAGCCAATCTGAATTTCATCGAATCATTGGATGCGTATCGCTCTCTTGATGACTTTGATGCGGTCATCAATTTAGCGGGCGAACCGATTGCCGACAAACGCTGGTCTAAACAACAGAAACGTCGTATTTGTGATAGCCGCTGGGCAATCACTCAACAGATAGTGACGTTAATTCAAGCCAGCGAACATCCCCCTCATACCTTTATCAGCGGTTCAGCAGTTGGCTACTATGGCGATCATAAAAACGATGTGATTGACGAGACGGTTGAAGGTCATAACAATAGTTTTTCCCATTACGTTTGTTCAAATTGGGAAAAAATTGCTTTAGGGGCACAGAGTGATAAAACGCGAGTCTGTCTACTGCGCACTGGCGTCGTACTCTCTCCCGAAGGCGGCGCGTTGAAAAAGATGTTACTTCCTTATCAGCTGGGACTGGGTGGGCCTATCGGGCGTGGACGCCAATACTTTCCTTGGATACATATGATCGATATGGTTCGTGCGATTGTATATTTACTGGAACACCCAAGCGCGAGTGGTCCTTTTAACATGTCAGCGCCACACCCAGTGACCAACAAAGCGTTCAGTCAATGCCTAGCGCACACTCTCAAGCGACCGCATATTCTCTTTACGCCAACATCTGCGATTAAACTGGTGATGGGACAATCCTCGGAACTCTTGTTAGACAGCCTGCGGGTCAAACCCAAAAAGCTCATCGACCTCGGGTTTCAATTTCACTTTTGTCGCCTTGAACCCGCGCTCAAACACCTGATTCATCAAACACACTAA
- a CDS encoding SDR family oxidoreductase: MPHSILITGCSTGIGYTAAHALQKRGYEVIASCRQLDDVTRLQAEGLTCIQLDLANTASIDNGIQQALTLTEGRLNALFNNGAYGLAGALEDLPTDGLREQFETNFFGWHHLTTALIPHFRQFDDARIVQNSSVLGFVAMSYRGAYNSSKFAIEGWTDTLRLELANTGIRVALLEPGAIETQFRANCLRAFQRWIDANNSVHAQAYQQQIARLSSRKSKSAQALPPEACLPPLLDALESNHPKLRYRITRPTKIIALLKRLLSGKMIDKIVQKAS, translated from the coding sequence ATGCCTCATTCAATACTCATTACTGGCTGCTCCACTGGGATTGGTTATACTGCGGCTCATGCCCTTCAAAAACGAGGCTATGAAGTCATCGCTTCGTGCCGCCAGTTAGACGATGTCACGCGCTTACAAGCCGAAGGGTTAACTTGTATTCAGCTCGATCTTGCGAATACAGCCAGTATTGACAATGGCATACAACAAGCGCTCACACTAACCGAAGGGCGCTTGAATGCCTTATTTAATAATGGCGCCTATGGCTTAGCTGGCGCGTTAGAAGATTTGCCCACTGACGGGCTCAGGGAACAATTTGAGACAAACTTTTTTGGTTGGCATCACCTGACCACAGCATTGATTCCACACTTTCGTCAGTTTGACGATGCTCGCATCGTGCAAAACAGCTCTGTATTGGGATTCGTCGCCATGAGTTACCGCGGCGCATACAATAGCTCCAAATTTGCCATTGAAGGTTGGACCGATACTTTACGCTTAGAACTTGCAAATACGGGGATTCGTGTCGCCTTATTGGAACCCGGTGCCATCGAAACGCAGTTTCGAGCCAACTGTTTACGAGCATTCCAACGCTGGATTGATGCGAACAACAGTGTTCATGCTCAAGCCTATCAGCAGCAGATCGCTCGCCTGTCCAGCCGCAAGTCGAAGAGTGCTCAAGCATTGCCTCCTGAAGCCTGTTTACCCCCTTTGCTCGACGCACTCGAATCCAATCACCCCAAATTGCGCTATCGCATTACTCGTCCGACCAAGATAATAGCGCTACTTAAACGTCTCTTATCTGGAAAAATGATCGATAAAATCGTACAAAAAGCGTCCTAA